One Aegilops tauschii subsp. strangulata cultivar AL8/78 chromosome 7, Aet v6.0, whole genome shotgun sequence genomic window carries:
- the LOC120968042 gene encoding uncharacterized protein — protein MPAVKPPEWETMSAKEQLLWYLERLCAQADEMSSALGTASTGAPLVVTTLVDPAASTTTLASSAPVADVSGSTTKAQEVLAVTHYVPPACVTMGHITCSTDGSNQAVATNSANKVTTVCPEPFIDLSDKFGALNIHVTASTNPPLHVQVSSPKSSPDSTHGIAVAGPEEYALVAATPDVVLKLAVRPNVILIIPSDLSAPMLTTCSTKYSRHDTNLLRYVLHPAVAPSWMVLRPKPWPSFWRDHADGNAKRPMSWPSLGCSHELYWKHVGLLSEDTFAMKHFYGVLNSMRESWKYLQSMQLKLPWPSFSSNGRAVPVWPEIPNELAGTFGLHKIWSASNLVRTTQIQWKISEHRARDLADRNEVRPIPWPSFPIGRSLELLFLLAQVHDCGLIGIAFPLELCHISDLECNLPRHYIRIPPVQIFCLSSLQQNTDDSCFAKQLLHEVLF, from the exons ATGCCCGCCGTCAAACCACCAGAGTGGGAGACCATGTCTGCCAAGGAGCAGTTGTTGTGGTATCTCGAGAGGTTATGCGCCCAGGCAGATGAGATGAGCTCAGCGTTGGGTACTGCAAGCACGGGTGCCCCTCTAGTGGTTACCACGCTTGTTGATCCGGCGGCCTCAACCACGACGCTCGCCTCGTCGGCGCCCGTTGCCGACGTCTCCGGCTCCACCACCAAGGCCCAGGAAGTGCTCGCGGTCACCCACTACGTGCCCCCTGCCTGTGTCACGATGGGGCACATCACCTGTTCGACGGATGGCTCGAACCAAGCTGTCGCCACCAACAGCGCCAACAAGGTCACCACCGTCTGCCCCGAGCCCTTCATCGACCTCAGCGACAAGTTCGGCGCCCTCAACATTCATGTGACGGCCAGCACCAACCCGCCGCTCCACGTCCAGGTTTCATCACCAAAGTCTTCACCCGACAGCACCCACGGCATCGCTGTTGCAGGACCGGAGGAGTACGCACTCGTGGCGGCTACTCCAGACGTCGTCCTCAAGCTTGCCGTACGCCCAAACGTCATACTCATCATTCCCAGCGACCTCTCTGCACCGATGCTGACCACCTGTTCGACGAAATACTCTCGTCACGACACCAACCTACTGAGGTATGTGCTCcacccagctgtggcaccctcatGGATGGTGTTACGACCGAAGCCATGGCCATCCTTTTGGAGAGATCATGCAGATGGAAACGCGAAACGGCCCATGTCGTGGCCGTCATTAGGTTGCTCTCATGAACTGTATTGGAAGCATGTTGGGCTGCTGTCAGAAGATACTTTTGCGATGAAGCATTTTTATGGTGTTCTAAATTCTATGAGAGAATCCTGGAAGTATTTGCAAAGTATGCAGCTGAAACTACCTTGGCCCTCGTTTTCAAGCAATGGCCGAGCAGTACCAGTGTGGCCAGAGATCCCCAATGAGTTGGCTGGCACTTTTGGTCTTCACAAAATTTGGAGTGCTAGTAATCTTGTCCGTACAACCCAAATACAATGGAAAATTTCTGAGCATCGAGCACGGGATCTTGCTGACCGAAACGAGGTACGGCCCATCCCATGGCCATCATTCCCAATTGGAAGGTCCTTGGAGCTGTTGTTTTTGTTAGCCCAAGTGCATGACTGTGGTTTGATTGGTATTGCATTTCCTCTGGAATTATGTCATATTAGTGATCTTGAGTGCAACCTCCCTCGACACTACATAAGGATACCCCCTGTTCAGATTTTCTGCTTGTCGTCTTTGCAACAGAACACTGATGATTCATGTTTCGCTAAGCAACTATTACATGAAG TCCTCTTCTAA